The DNA region TAGACTGTTTGATAGTTTTGATACTCTTATAAATGGGCCTAATAAAGGCCCATTTTAGTTCCGGCCCATGCTTAGCACATGGTGGTCCTTCTCACTTATTTGAGCAAACGATTTAAGAAAacgtatgttttttttttactaaagaaAACGTATGTTTCGTTTAGCTTTTCAATAAAACTTATACAAATCAAAGTTTCTGTAAAGATTGGCTCTTGGAGATGCTCTGATGAAATCTAGAAAGAAAAGTTAGCGTATAAAGATAGTATACAGTATACTGCTGGCTTTCTCCCACTATTTGCATAGGATCCGGCGATTTAGAGCATCCTTATTGCTAGGACCAAAATGATGTAtcttagtatattttattagtttttttagattaaaaaacaaACTTAAGATACATTACTAAATGTGTAGATTATTGCTAAAAACTTTTGGTGTCTCTTAGATAATAAAACTTGAGATGGAAGAAAGAGTTTGAGATGGAACTTGAAACAAGCACATGTAGATTAATGATATATTAAGACAAGAACATGAAAACCATTGAACTGAATCAATAGTGGCACTTATTCCTCTGCCTATACCAATGATATATGTAGGTATCCCTTCCCACTGCAATGTAGCAGTCATCAATATTCCAAAGCTGTATTAAGCTGTATTAAACCATTGAACTGAATCAATCATAAAAATATGAACCTTAAACTGAATCAATCATAACTTTGATCAATGTACAAGAATACAAGTTGAAAACTTGAGAAATGTAAATATGACCCCTGTGATTTCCAGTTGCTATAATAAGAGTTTGATCAATCTCactaagagtttttttttttgccagaaAAATCTCATAGAAACTAAATGCATTTCATAGAGTAACAGAAGCAATAATCAATCAGAGTTTAACATTTACATTGATTCGTTCTACAATCAATCATCTACACAACTTATCATCAGAATCATTACCTTCGATTCCTAACGGGCTGCAGTTGAATCGAGTGAGTCTAAGGATCGATCCGATTTTTAATACTCCCTTGTTTGAAGAGGACGTTGGAAGCGGCGCTCAGCATATCTTCTTGAGACTGGATCCCGTCTGATACGGCGACCTTGTACCTCTCAACGCTCTGCTCCTGGTTCCTCCGCGCTTGCTGAATCATCTTAATCTCTATGACTTGCAGGATCGGCGTCATCTCCTTCTCCCCCTTCACTTCTCCGCTCAGCATCTTCGCGATCGCTCCCGCCGTCAGATTGGCCGCCGCGCTCACTGTAGAGAAACTCGGATTTTAGAATCTGTGGTAGAGAAGATGAAAGAGTGGGAACTGGAAAAGAGAGGGAAGCGGTGGTGGCCGGAGTGATTGCCGTGGGAGAATCCATAGAGATAAAAAGAGATGTGGAGAAGAATATTAGACAGGAAGGAGAGAACGACGTGTGTCCAGAAGAACCCTTCTCCTTTGTCTCTTAATTAACAGACGTCCTTAGACGTCCTTAGGTAAttgctattttttcttttttctttttaatccaAATATACTAAGAGATGGGTTAAGACACCCcgataatcatgctcttaggGAACAGAACATTAATGTTATGGCAGATGAACAGTTATTTAAATATCAAGGTATTACTCCATTTAGGATATGAGCCTTATAAATAGGAGTAATTATTTATTCGCATTACATGATTacaaattacattaaatatagtGTGCCAAAATTTTGTCAATTATTTTCCAATTCATATGAGTCCAAAGTCCACATTCACATTTTGGGATCTGTTCCCGAGTTTCGGTACACATCATATTCTAGATCAGAGGCCTTGGGTCAACGAATCAAAAAAAGTCTCAGATAACATTAGTATTACTTTTCCGATGAAAGTTACTTTACCTACTATAGTAAATAATCTTATATCTATTCAAAATATCAGGTATCTCTCTATTTACAAAACTCCTGCAATATTTCCGTTCTAATCGCACTTGTATGCATCTAATTATGTTTTCACGAGTTCACTTTTTTATTAAACTCCCTAGTCAAAGACTCGTGAGTCAAAAGTCGTCGATCATTGACTTGGGAGAAATAGGCGAGTAAGTGTTAGGTGTccaaccaatttttttttttctttcttgaagCGTGTTTTAAGAGAACTAGTACTGAATTTGCGGTGTTCATCAAGCAATTATCGAGTGTTTGTACGCCGTGAGTATGAGTTAGATAGTAATTAACACTCAGATCGTTTGTTATATAAGACAGTGATCTActtgttataaaatattcatgCAACAACACTTTCTGATTAGTTAATGGAATTGATTCACCAACTGATTCATAAGAAAAATGATTGGTTATTATATTCATCgatattatgattttgtttatgaCCATAAACTCGATACCTGCAGTACTAATGAGTCGAATTCAAGCAatcaatttcattttttttttgtaacacagcaatcaatttcattgtttttgattttgtttatgaCCATAAACTCGATACTTGCATTACTAATGAGTCGAATTCAAGCGATCAATTTCATTATTGGACACATTTGTCAAAGTTCTAGTTAAAATCAAACTTAGGAATACGTACGCAGATCTGAATGTACGTGCCATGTGAGATGTGACTATATACTCAAGTTATTGATATTGTATATAAAGTACACGTTAATTTTACAATTAACTGAAAAGTTTAACACTGAATGAGACTATATATAGTTTACAAACTTACAGCTAGCCAGTCAATTATTATCAATATGCAATTTGCAAGTTATTAATAAAGTTGTACATGAGGatacataattattaattttagtttgcTAAACACATGAGAAAGAATCAATTAAAAGCTCGTTGAGAAAGAATAAGAGATTAAAAAGTGTCGTCCATGTGAGTGATCTCATCTTTCTCACTTTCGCATTAAATTCTTATCCTTTTTctctatttcatttttttttttttggacaaactctatttcattttcatgtttgctttgatgagTAGTACTAGCTCacatacattatttttatttgttgtagATAACGTGTGTACTGTTTGAAACTATAAATTGGCTGAAGTGGTAATAACAGGCAATTTATTAAAAGCTAAAACCAAAGAAAACCAAACCATTTTTATCTTGTTAATTTTGTAGTAATTATCAtgattttaacaaataaataaatgcaTCAGGTATATAATTCATCTACAAACcaaattcaaatataatttaaatctgGAAAGATAGAGAGTGATTTCAACATTGAATCGAAAATCAAGTAGGAGTTGTAGGAGTAACTTACAATTAAATTCCTTTTGTGTTTTTATACAAAAGTGGatgaatattttgattaaaatgtaCAGTACACATAACCTTCTTACAATAGATAAGCGACTGTTCTAACTTTTAAATGATTTCAATTTGTTTGTAGTTGTACTTTCCCAGTTCCCACATACATGGAATTTTCAGAAAAGAAATTTACTATTACTAATTAGTAATTACTGAATACAAACAATCACACGGAATAGAAAGAGAAATAAGAATGATATGAATAAATTAGACAAGAAGCAGAGAATCTGCAACATGATGACGGTGATGTACATTGGTGTTATCAAAACGACGGAACTAGTAAATTCTCTGGTctccatcttctctctctcGTTCACACACAAACCCCTAGTACTGTCACTAATGCTTTTCTCCcctctttttatatatatattgacaagcTTGCGATCTAACTTTTGCAAGATCTCTCGGAGCAGTGAGAGGGTTTCTAGGtttcagagaaaaaaaataatggctCCACTCAAGTACTTGTGTTTTAGAAAGTTACTGTTGTTGCTCTATTTCATTCTCTTCCTATTCTcttgctcttctttctttgcTACTTTTGCCTCATCAGAAACTTCTGTTGATGATGACAAACAACAAACACAGTTATTAGATCCACATTTTAGAGTGAGAAGATTGTTGGTGAAAGATCTGGAAACTGATGATGAAGAAACCAATCCTCCTCCtcctaagaagaagaagcttacTGGTTCTGTTCCATCAACACCTGGTGCTAAGAAGAATCAAACCAATCTCATCAAACCAATCTCTTCTTCCACCAAGAACCAGACTAAACTAGCTAAGACTACATCCTCCAAACTTAACTCCACCAAATCTTCTTCTAACACAACCAAGAACGGATCAGACATCAAGAAGCTCAGTTCCGGAACCAAATCCTCAAACTCTACTTCTTTGAACAAGAAGTCATCAGATCTGTCCAAATCAACCTCATCCAAGAACAAGACCACCACAAAACCCCCAAGTTCCAAACTATCTCCTCCTCCAGACAAGAAGAAACCACCATCCTCCTCAAAACCCacaaccaaaccaaaaccaGCAGAGAAAGAAATAAAACCAATCTGGCTAGACAACGAGGAAGACGACGACTTCGTCAGCGAGTTCAGAGACCTACCCAcaagattccaaagaacccTAATCCCAGACCTAGCAAAAATCTCAACCACATCCAAAAACTACATCAACAAAGCCAACAAAGAGATCACCAAGAACTTCAAACCCTACTTCGGCAACAAGTACGCACCAATCATCACCTCCGCTGTCTCCTTCATCTTCATCCTCGTCCCTCTTCTCCTAGTCTCCCTCGTCTTCAACCGTTTCAAAGCCTACTTCTCCCTCCAAAAGCTCCTCATCTTCATCCAAATCTACCTCTCCATCTACTTCACGATCCTGTGCCTCTCCTCCCTCGTCACTGGCATCGAGCCACTCAGGTTCCTCTACGCTACGTCAGGCTCAACCTACGTGTGCTTGCAGATCATGCAAACACTAGGATACGTGTTCTACCTCTTGGTTCTTCTCATGTACCTCGTCCTAGTCTTCTCTACGGACTGTGGCTTGGCCCTCAAGGTACTAGGCTTGGCGCAGACGTTTGTGGGGTTTGCTGTGGGTTTGCATTATTACGTGACGGTGTTTCATAGGGTGGTGCTTCGACAGCCTCCGAAGACGAACTGGAAGGTGCATGGCGTTTACGCCACGTGTTTTCTTCTCATTTGCGTGTTGTCTAGTGCGGAGAGGAGGAAGAAAGAGTACTTGGAAGAAGGCGGTGACGAAGGgaagaaaaattgaaatttttgcattttgtatttcttttttttttctttttgctttgttGTGTTTTTATAATTTCGGCAAAATTTAGCTGAAAACGCAATAGAAGAACAATTACTAGTGGAGGTTGGAGAATTTGCTGCTTCATTTTGTATTTATAAGGCAAATCGATAAATGTGGAACTAAATTTCATACTTTCAGTTCTCTTTTTATCCTTGTAAATACTCAACaattataacatttttgttGTTGAGTATATACGAACTGATATTAAGCAACAATTATAACTCGTAAAATGTGTTCATAAAACTTTGTACAATATTGTTTTGGACCctgatttttttctctctagcTAATACAATATACAATAGAACCTCTAGAAATTAGtcttcgataaattaataatctctataaattagtaaattttaCCGGTTCTAACTTtgacatatttaaaatttgatatcaatcgataaaaaaataagataatttttttttagaaaaatttatgtaaatatatagtcccattaaaattgcaattaataatttatatgtgtaatattttatataagtaaaaatctattattatattgtttgttttatattcacaataaaattattttatattttcttaacacttAATACATTTTTGATGagatttagtaatattatatctaaaaccacatttatgttttatacaatttatattatatacaccaaataatataataaaattaatataaatgtcaaattttaaaaataacgaTTAATGTctataactttaaaataaaatattttcttatcttAGAATAAAcatatcttaaataaaaaatctaaataagaaaaccttttaatttttttatattttgtagttAAATATCGGAAGTCAAAATTAATTAAGGTGGGATTCACAGAATCGTAGAGCCGACGGAAGGGGTATTACAGTCATATAGAAGCTGCCGACAGATCTAGGTGCTGTGATTGTAACTTTGTGTCGGTGGCTATGACCATTGACGATGACGACGTGTGTGAGGCAAAGGGCCATTTTATTTCAAGCCCATCCACCATATTACGTATGTCTGTTCCTTTTGGTGAAGGTTTCCAGTTACTTTTAGTTAACCCATTAAAGAAAGTTCCTCGTGTTGTATGTGGCACATGATGGTTCAAAGACCCGTGAACAAAAATAAGCCCATACCTTTTTGCCCATAACAAGTTTGTATGGGGCTTCATATGATGAAGTTAAGATCGTAAAGCACTCCCATCCAAGGTTCAAAGCTTGTGTATGTTTTGTATTCATTTCCTTTTGGGTATGGGTGATGTAATATTGTCAGAAAATATGTGAAAGACATCACACATTGATTTGTGTGCTTCAGCCATTCGGTGTACAATTTGCACTTTGCCCACTCCACAAATTTCAACTTCACAAACATTTTGGTCTCTCATATGatctaaacattttttttcataaaacaaaCGCTATTGTCTTTAACAATAGACTTGTAGAGAagtaattcatttttatttgttgcAGTTTTCTTATGGTGATGCAAATAGAACCTAAacgagaatttttttttttcaaagaatgttttgttaaaaaatcgGTCTAAAACATCCATATAATCAGTAATCTCATATAAAATGACTAATTACTGCGCAACAGTTTCTTGAACATTGGTAAATCCATATAGGATAATGCAATGAATTTGTGCTTGTTTTCACATGTCCTTGTATTTTCAATGAATCTCAACCTGTCTTccccaaaaaaattaaataacaaatagGATTTCTGTAGTTAATATGTCTATAAGATCGCACTCCAATTAACATTTTTTTGCCAATTTAAGAAAGACAAACTTACCAATCAGGGAGTGGGCGTAGGTCCATAGGATTCAACAAGTTACATGCATAGTCATGTATTATGATAAAAAGTTTTCATTCTCGAATAAAAACATGAAATCGTAACGAAATCGATTAAAAagggaataaaataaaaacgacacgagttatatataaaaattcgcACGTGTGAAGAAGCGTCATCATCTTCTCCTCGCTccctcttttctctctctcgatTTGAGGAGTTCTGTTACGGTGGACTGTTACGTGTATCGTTTGCTCGTTTGTGACGGAGTCGGAGTTGAATCTACGGTGGTGTCAAAATTGAGAAAGGCCGGCGAGCTTAGTGGGGTGTTTCCATTTTGATTCGGGTGAATCTCTCTGATGCAGAGGTAAATTAAATTGGTCATGGTTTCGCTAATCCCTCCCGATCGTCGTTAGCTGTTTGTTAATTagcaaattttatattaaaattgaatcctgttttatatatttattttagttttcatCAGCTTTGTTTAATCGTGTACTTTATCTCTCGCTCGCTTTATTGATTCCGTGGGGGCAATTAGATTGATGAATCGAAAGTATTACCAGGTGTTTCATGGGGACTCTTTAAACGTTTTGTTCtttgttgtttttcttcttaCGCGTGTTAGAAtgtcattttgtttttgtttttgtttttaagtgtTCGGTACTGTACAAACGTGTAGTTTTAAGCGTAAATCGcatttctttttaaatcttttaatgcaactttcttctttctcctcaaGCGTTATTATCTTTTATGTTGTGGTTACTTTTGCTTTGTATTTGTTAATCAAACTGGTACTTCTAATATTCATAACCTTTggagtttggtttggtttggtttcaggtgTTTGTTATCAAGAATAGCTTAGAAAAAAGTAGTTTGCAGCCATGCCTTCTCTCCAGCTATTGCAGTTAACTGAGCGGGGTCGGGGTCTTGTAGCTTCAAGACGGTaccatttttttacttttcctctgaatttttatttagatggaaacaccaaaaaaaaaaaaacaactattgCTTTACTTCTTCTTGGGAATGAGCTTTCGTACTCTTTTTTTCCTGACGTGtgtttattagttattttttgtttcatttctcTCGAACTCTTGTTAAAATTCTATAGGAAATCTATACTGCTTGCGGCTGGGATTGTAGCTGCCGGTGGAGCTGCGGCATACTTGAAATCAAGGATCAGCTCCCGTTCTTCTTCGCGGCATTGCAATGGACATAGTGATGATGACGAGGCATTGGAAAAGACGACGGGAAAAGATAAGAAACCCGCTAAAAAGAAGAAAGGAGGAGGATTGAAGTCTCTACAGGTTCTGACTGCGATTCTTCTGTCTCAGATGGGGAAAATGGGTGCCAGGGATCTTCTCGCACTTGTGGGCACCGTGGTATGCATTTTCCTCTCAATACCCTTTCTTATTTAATGCGAGCCTAGCCTAGTACTCTTATCTAATCTGTTATTATGTTACAGGTTTTCAGAACTGCTTTGAGCAATCGGTTGGCGAAAGTTCAAGGTTT from Raphanus sativus cultivar WK10039 chromosome 8, ASM80110v3, whole genome shotgun sequence includes:
- the LOC108821940 gene encoding uncharacterized protein LOC108821940 → MLFSPLFIYILTSLRSNFCKISRSSERVSRFQRKKIMAPLKYLCFRKLLLLLYFILFLFSCSSFFATFASSETSVDDDKQQTQLLDPHFRVRRLLVKDLETDDEETNPPPPKKKKLTGSVPSTPGAKKNQTNLIKPISSSTKNQTKLAKTTSSKLNSTKSSSNTTKNGSDIKKLSSGTKSSNSTSLNKKSSDLSKSTSSKNKTTTKPPSSKLSPPPDKKKPPSSSKPTTKPKPAEKEIKPIWLDNEEDDDFVSEFRDLPTRFQRTLIPDLAKISTTSKNYINKANKEITKNFKPYFGNKYAPIITSAVSFIFILVPLLLVSLVFNRFKAYFSLQKLLIFIQIYLSIYFTILCLSSLVTGIEPLRFLYATSGSTYVCLQIMQTLGYVFYLLVLLMYLVLVFSTDCGLALKVLGLAQTFVGFAVGLHYYVTVFHRVVLRQPPKTNWKVHGVYATCFLLICVLSSAERRKKEYLEEGGDEGKKN